In Equus przewalskii isolate Varuska chromosome 6, EquPr2, whole genome shotgun sequence, one DNA window encodes the following:
- the ZSWIM4 gene encoding zinc finger SWIM domain-containing protein 4: MDPPAAKRSRGCPAGPEERDAGAGAVRGRGRPEALLDLSAKRVAESWAFEQVEERFSRVPEPVQKRIVFWSFPRSEREICMYSSLGCQPPEGEHDARVPFTRGLHLLQSGAVDRVLQVGFHLSGNIREPGGPGEPERLYPVSVSFDRCKITAVSCGCDNRDLFYCAHVVALSLYRIRHARQVELRLPISETLSQMSREQLQKFVQYLISAHHTEVLPTAQRLADEILLLGSEINLVHGAPDPTAGAGIEDANCWHLDEEQIQEQVKQLLSNGGYYGASQQLRSMFCKVREMLRMRDSNGARMLILMTEQFLQDPRLALWRQQGAGMTDKCRQLWDELGALWVCVVLSPHCKPEEQASWLQLLGQWDKLDVCPLEEGNYSFDGPNVRPTVALSPGAEGEEEEEEVAAAGSRHTVFGRALQAGSLRWSDAHLQRILASDSYGPSLTGNVGSDKPIFDPQGHPLWLGEPFPTACARVDTLRAHGYPRQALRLAGAVVNTLRLQRRQQLETYKQQKKELLQKGSTCITNTEGWVGHPLDPIGCLCRALLEACRLEEETLTLYPDSGPEKRKVAYQHVPVPGSPGESYLALALEVALLGLGQQRALPEGLYAQDKVVRNEEQLLALLEEVELDERLVQVLRKQAGLLLEGGPFSGFGEVLFRESVPMHTCARYLFAALLPHDPDLAYRLALRAMRLPVLETAFPAGEAHASPLDSVMSNRFPRWFILGHLETRQCELASAMLTAAKGDPKWLHAVLGSIRQNIHSPALLFKLAQDACKTATPAGAPPDTTLLGIALELGLQVMRMTLNTMTWRRREMVRWLVSCATEIGPEALMNIMQNWYSLFTPVEAATIVAVTGTTHATLLRLQLDTARREELWACARTLALQCAMKDPQNCALPALTLCEKNHAAFEAAYQIVLDAAAGGLGHAHLFTVARYMEHRGLPLRAYKLATLALAQLSIAFNQDSHPAVNDVLWACSLSHSLGRHELSAIVPLIIRSVHCAPMLSDILRRWTLSAPGLGPLGARRAAKPLGTDRAPLCQLLDAAVAAYITTSHSRLTHISPRHYGDFIEFLGKARETFLLAPDGHLQFAQFLETLKQTYKGKKKLMLLVRERFG, from the exons ATGGACCCCCCCGCGGCCAAGCGGAGCCGGGGCTGCCCCGCGGGACCGGAGGAGCGCGAcgccggggccggggccgtgCGCGGCCGGGGCCGGCCCGAGGCGCTGCTGGACCTCAGCGCCAAGCGAGTGGCCGAGAGCTGGGCCTTCGAGCAG GTCGAGGAGCGGTTCTCCCGGGTGCCGGAGCCGGTCCAGAAGCGCATCGTGTTCTGGTCATTTCCACGCAGCGAGCGGGAGATATGTATGTACTCCTCGCTGGGCTGCCAGCCCCCAGAGGGCGAGCACGACGCCCGGGTGCCCTTCACCCGCGGGCTGCACCTGCTGCAGAGCGGGGCCGTGGACCGCGTGCTGCAAGTGG GGTTCCATCTGAGTGGAAACATCCGGGAGCCAGGGGGCCCCGGGGAGCCCGAGCGCCTGTACCCTGTCTCCGTCAGCTTTGACCGCTGCAAGATCACGGCCGTGAGCTGTGGCTGCGACAACCGTGACCTCTTCTACTGTGCCCACGTGGTGGCCCTGTCGCTGTACCGCATCCGGCACGCCCGCCAGGTGGAGCTGCGGCTGCCCATCTCCGAGACGCTGTCGCAGATGAGCCGCGAGCAGCTACAGAAGTTCGTGCAGTACCTCATCAGCGCCCACCACACCGAGGTGCTGCCCACCGCCCAGCGCCTGGCCGACGAGATCCTCCTCCTGGGCTCCGAGATCAACCTGGTACACG gcgCCCCAGACCCCACTGCGGGCGCAGGAATCGAGGATGCCAACTGTTGGCACCTGGACGAGGAGCAGATCCAGGAGCAGGTGAAGCAGCTGCTGTCCAACGGTGGCTACTATGGCGCCAGCCAGCAGCTGCGCTCCATGTTCTGCAAG GTGCGGGAGATGCTGCGGATGCGTGACTCCAATGGGGCACGCATGCTGATCCTCATGACCGAGCAGTTCCTGCAGGACCCACGCCTGGCCTTGTGGCGGCAGCAGGGCGCCGGCATGACGGACAAGTGCCGGCAGCTGTGGGACGAGCTGG gggcccTGTGGGTGTGCGTCGTCCTGAGCCCCCACTGCAAACCAGAGGAGCAGGCGAGCTGGCTCCAGCTGCTTGGCCAGTGGGACAAGCTGGACGTGTGCCCACTGGAAGAAGGCAATTACTCTTTCGATGGCCCCAACGTGCGGCCCACTGTGGCCCTCAGCCCAG GCgcggagggggaggaggaggaggaggaggtggcggCTGCAGGTTCCCGCCACACCGTATTCGGCCGCGCCCTGCAGGCCGGGTCCCTGCGCTGGAGCGACGCCCACCTGCAGAGGATCCTGGCCAGTGACTCCTACGGCCCCAGCCTCACCGGCAACGTGGGCAGCGACAAGCCGATCTTCGACCCCCAGGGCCACCCACTGTGGCTGGGCGAGCCCTTCCCCACCGCCTGTGCCCGGGTGGACACCCTGCGTGCCCACGGGTACCCCCGCCAGGCCCTGCGGCTGGCAGGTGCCGTGGTCAACACGCTCCGGCTGCAGCGGCGACAGCAGCTTGAGACCTACAAGCAGCAGAAGAAAG AGCTGCTGCAGAAAGGCTCCACCTGCATCACCAACACCGAAGGATGGGTGGGCCACCCCCTGGACCCCATTGGCTGCCTCTGCAGGGCGCTCCTGGAGGCCTGTCGCCTGGAGGAAGAGACCCTCACCCTTTACCCAG ACTCAGGCCCGGAGAAGCGGAAGGTGGCCTACCAGCACGTACCTGTgcctgggagccctggggagtCCTACTTGGCGCTGGCGCTGGAGGTGGCCCTGCTGGGTCTGGGGCAGCAGCGGGCCCTGCCCGAGGGGCTGTACGCCCAGGACAAGGTGGTGCGCAACGAGGAGCAGCTGCTGGCCCTGCTAGAGGAGGTGGAGCTGGACGAGCGGCTGGTGCAGGTGCTGCGGAAGCAGGCGGGGCTCCTGCTGGAAG GGGGTCCGTTCAGCGGCTTCGGAGAGGTGCTGTTCCGGGAGAGCGTGCCTATGCACACCTGTGCCCGCTACCTGTTCGCCGCGCTGCTGCCCCACGACCCCGACCTGGCCTACCGCCTGGCGCTGCGAGCCATGAG gcTGCCTGTGCTGGAGACAGCGTTCCCCGCCGGAGAGGCTCACGCCAGCCCACTGGACTCCGTCATGAGTAACCGCTTCCCCCGCTGGTTCATCCTTGGCCACCTGGAGACCCGCCAGTGCGAGCTGGCCTCCGCCATGCTGACGGCCGCCAAGG gagaCCCCAAGTGGCTGCACGCGGTACTGGGCTCCATCCGGCAGAACATTCACTCACCGGCCCTGCTCTTCAAGCTGGCGCAAGACGCCTGCAAGACGGCCACCCCAGCCGGCGCACCACCGGACACCACCCTGCTGGGCATCGCGCTCGAGCTGGGCCTGCAG GTGATGCGGATGACCCTGAACACCATGACGTGGCGGCGGAGGGAGATGGTGCGCTGGCTGGTCAGCTGTGCCACAGAGATCG GCCCAGAAGCCCTGATGAACATCATGCAGAATTGGTACTCCTTGTTCACCCCAGTGGAGGCGGCCACCATCGTGGCCGTGACAGGCACCACTCATGCCACACTGTTGCGGCTGCAGCTGGACACGGCCCGGCGGGAGGAGCTGTGGGCCTGCGCCCGCACCCTGGCCTTGCAGTGTGCCATGAAAGACCCTCAGAACTGTGCCCTGCCCGCCCTCACCCTGTGCGAGAAGAACCATGCAGCCTTTGAGGCGGCCTACCAGATCGTGCTGGACGCTGCGGCTGGTGGCCTGGGCCACGCCCACCTCTTCACCGTAGCCCGCTACATGGAGCACCGCGGCCTGCCGCTGCGGGCCTACAAGCTGGCCACGCTGGCCCTGGCGCAGCTCAGCATTGCCTTCAACCAGGACAGCCACCCGGCCGTCAACGACGTGCTCTGGGCCTGCTCACTCAGCCACTCGCTGGGCCGGCACGAGCTCTCGGCCATCGTCCCCCTCATCATCCGCAGCGTCCACTGCGCCCCCATGCTCTCTGACATACTGCGCCGCTGGACTCTCTCAGCACCCGGCCTGGGGCCCCTGGGGGCCCGCCGGGCTGCCAAGCCACTGGGCACCGACCGGGCGCCACTCTGCCAGCTCCTGGACGCTGCGGTGGCAGCCTACATCACTACCAGCCACTCCCGCCTCACGCACATCAGCCCGCGGCACTACGGCGACTTCATCGAGTTCCTGGGCAAGGCGCGAGAGACCTTCCTGCTGGCGCCCGATGGGCACCTCCAGTTCGCGCAGTTCTTGGAGACCCTGAAGCAGACCTACAAGGGCAAGAAGAAGCTGATGCTTTTGGTGCGGGAGCGTTTCGGCTGA